TTGATTTAGACGATATCATATGATACTCTTTGCAAATGCTAAAATAAATATTGGACTGCAGGTGGTTGCCAGGCGAACGGATGGCTATCATGAATTGAATAGCATTTTCTATCCCTTACCAATCTATGATATTATAGAGATACTGGAGACAGATGCACAAGATTCTACGCTGACAATACAGGGGTACCACATACCCGGCGAATTTGCAGATAATCTCTGTTTAAAGGCGCATGCATTGTTAAAAAAGGAATTTGACATTCCTGCTGTCAGAATTGATCTAATCAAACAAATTCCAATTGGAGCTGGATTGGGCGGCGGATCTGCGGATGCATCGTTTGTATTGAAAGGACTTAATGAGCTGTTTAAACTAAATTTGACAAGTCCACAGTTAACGAGATATGCCGCAAAATTGGGGGCAGACTGCCCATTCTTTATTGCAAATACACCCGTGTTTGCAACTGGGATAGGGACAGATTTTAAGGAGATACCGCTTGATCTGAATGAATACCATATCGCGGTTATCATGCCTGATATCCATGTCTCTACAGTCGAAGCTTACAGTGGAGTGAAACCGATGCCCTCAGATGTTAATCTGGAAGAGGCGATCCGATTGCCTATTCAGGAATGGAAATTCCATATTCGAAATGATTTTGAAGAATCTATTTTCGAGCGTTATCCCTTGCTCAAAGAAATTAAAGATGCTTTGTATCATAAAGGGGCAATATACTCCTCTATGTCAGGCTCTGGCGCTGCAATCTATGCCATTTTTTGGGAAAAGATGGATTTAAGTGAGTTTTCCAAATATGGTAAGGTTTACTATCCCGTTGCGTTAGACAGATAATTAAAGTTTGTAAAAAGCAATAGGCTATATTTAGGTCTAAATGTATGCCTATTGCTTTTTTAGACTGATAATATTAATATTCTTCTTCTACTTTGTAATCTAATAGCTCACTAGCTTCTTTGAGGACCTTCTCTTTTCTTTCCTTGTTAAGTCCAAGAATATCCAGTTTATCCGGATTGTTTACAAGATCTTTTACCAAGATCAACTGATTTTTTAAGAGCTGCTGTTCTTCCAGGTCCGAAAGGGTGGTTAAACAGGTGACCGGATAAAAGACTGCTTTATCGACTCTTCTTTTGATACTATTCTCTTTTGGATAATCCCAAGAAAGCAAGTTGATGCCGTAATAAGTTGCAAAATCGATCGAATCTGATGTAAAGTAGGCATTAGTGATGAGCCAGCCTTCCTGAAACTGTAATTTTTTGCCAAAAAAATCATAATCAATTCCACTGATATCTTTGAACCTCGATAGGTAGTACATTGGTGTGGTAACGGAGATCTTGGCGTCAATGTCATTTCTAAACTTACACTCCGCTGTCATCAACTTACCGTCTTTATAAGCGACAACATCCAATTCATGGGAAACAGCATGACCTTGTACCGTCTGCCCAGTGGTGCTTTCATAACCGATTGAACGAAGCAAATGTGAGATGTATTTTTCAAAATAAAAACCCTCAGGTCCAAGATCACGTAAGGCTTTTTTTAGGCTGTATCGTGCGGCAAATGAGTTTCGAACGGTTTTCAGTGTATCGAAAGCCAACTGATATAACTCCCTGGTTGAAATCCCATCGTATATTTCACCGACAACACTATTATATACTTCGTTTACCTGATCGCTATTTGCTCCCGAACGGGAAAGAGAATGCCGTAAGGCGTCTCCATTAAAGGGTACTAATTCTCCAGAATATTTTTTGACTTGCATGGATATTTAATTTGATAAATACGAATATAAGGGATGTGATCCGAGAAATCATATAAAAACTATTATTCTATTTCTAAACTTTTTTGGATCATAATTTGTTTACATAAAGAAACAATACTTAAATATAGATAATTATGAGTAACCTATTGCTATTTGCATTTGACAAGATTAAGGCTAAGATAAAAGATGATTGCATTGAGGAGAATATCGGTGCTTCCGAACGCGTGCTGTCTGTGATTGCGGGTGGCTTTATTTTGGGTTTGGGCGTAAAAAAGATATTTAAATCTCCACTGACTGGGCTTTCAGGATTGACCCTTGGTGGGACGTTAATTTATCGTGGTGTAACAGGACATTGTGATGTCAAAAAATTGCTGGAAGATAAAGATGTTAAAAAAGTTGAGGTAATAGAACACCGTTATTTTGTTAAATAACATAGGGAATAACTGTATTCTGCTAATAAATAAACCAGCTTTTGTAGCGGCTTACCGATATTTTATTTGAAGATTGTAAGGTACACACTTTTTCTTGTTAGTAAGATGTCATCATCATGTTGGTGCAATGACTCGTCTATAGATAGGTGGACTCAACGTTGAATAACTGGGGCTGTAGTAAATATAGAGCGAATATACTGGAAATTTGTGGGTTAAAATATAGTGCAAAAATAAGCGGCCGAAAATTATCTTTTCAGCCGCTTATTTTTTAAAATCCTGCTGTTTAATCAGCTATTTATACATTAAAACGGAAGTGCATAATGTCACCATCTTGCACAATATAAGTTTTTCCTTCTACAGCTAATTTGCCGGCTTCCTTTACAGCACTTTCAGAGCCTAGACTAACAAAGTCATCATATTTGATCACTTCAGCACGGATAAATCCTTTCTCAAAATCTGTATGAATGACACCAGCTGCCTGAGGCGCTGTGAAACCAGTCTCAATTGTCCAGGCACGTACTTCTTGAACGCCTGCTGTAAAGTAGGTCGCTAAATTTAATAAGGAATATGCTGCTCTGATCAACTTATGGACACCAGATTCTTCTAATCCGAGGTCATCCAAAAACATCTTACGCTCTTCGTAACTCTCCAATTGAGCGATTTCAGACTCAATTTGTGCAGATATAACCAATACTTCAGCTTTTTCATCTTTCACGGCTTCTTTTACACGATCCACATAAGCGTTACCCGTATTGACAGAGCCTTCATCCACATTACATACGTAAAGTACTTGCTTTGCGGTTAACAAGGCTAAGTCTTGGATAAATTCAAAATCTTCGGCTTCAATAGGTGCTGTACGTGCTGACTTGCCTGCCTCCAAATGTTCTTTAACGACAGATAGGATGTCAAAGGTTTTCTTAGCATCTTTATCACCACCGGTTTTTGCCATTTTCTCAACTTTTTGGATACGCTTTACCACAGTATCCAAATCCTTAAGTTGCAATTCTGTATCGATGATTTCTTTATCTCGGATTGGATCTACTGAACCATCCACGTGGATAACATTACCATCATCGAAACATCTCAAAACGTGGATGATCGCATTTGTTGTGCGGATATTTCCTAAAAACTGGTTACCTAATCCTTCACCTTTTGATGCTCCTTTTACCAATCCGGCGATATCGACGATTTCAATGGTATTTGGAACGATACGTTGTGGATTGACTAACTCAGCTAATTTATTTAGACGGGCATCCGGTACGGTAATTACCCCAACATTTGGTTCAATTGTACAAAATGGAAAGTTTGCTGCCTGTGCTTTCGCATTCGACAGACAGTTAAATAATGTTGATTTACCAACGTTTGGTAAACCTACGATACCGCATTGTAAAGCCATATATAGTGCAAATTTTTGAAATTCCACAAAGATAGAAAATTCACTGTAATTTTTAACTATCTTGTGGAATGCTTCGATGGTACAAAATTGATAACGCCCAATTTCTAAAGGACAAGGGGATAACAGAGCATAATTTTGGCGGAAAGACCATTTGTCTTACTTGGTTTGAAGATCAATTGCATGCCTTCTCCAGGAAATGTCCCCATGCGGGCGCTCCGCTCAAAAATGGTTGGTGTGAACGGGGTAAAGTGATCTGTCCCTTCCATCGCCATGAATTTGATCTTGTAACAGGCAAGGGTAATCCTGCCCAACATGACTTTATCCATATTTACCCCGTTAAAGAGGAAGAAAACACCTATTATGTGGGTATTGAGAAAGGATTTTGGCAAAGTTTTCTCGGTTTTAAAAGTAACTAAAGTATCATATCTCTTGATGCAATCGCATATCTAAGCAGTAAATAAGTATATTTGCTTTCGAAAACAAATTAAAAACATGCAGGGGAAAAAGATTGGTATAATTGGTAGCGGAAGCTGGGCGACGGCCATGATCAAGATGCTATGCGAAAATGACCAAGACAAACATATTTTTTGGTGGATTAGAAAAGAGGAGGATGCAGAGTATATTCAACAATTCAAACACAACCCGACCTATTTGAGTGGTGTTTCTGTTGATTTGAGTATTACAACCATCGATACCAATGCCAAAAATGTTGTTGTTAATTCAGATATTGTTATTTTAAATACGCCAGCAGCCTATTTAAAAGATGCATTGAGAGGAGTCACAAAGGAGGATTTTAAAGATAAAATAGTCGTGTCAGCCATCAAAGGGATTATTCCTAAGGATAACCTGATTATCGGCGAATTTTTGGAACAGCATTACGCGGTCGATATCGAACGGATCTGTGTGGTCGGAGGACCTTGTCATGCAGAAGAAGTCGCATTAGGCAAGCTTTCCTACCTGACATTTGGATGCAAAAATTTGGATAGTGCAGCCCTGGTTGCTTCGTTTTTGTCTTCCAGAGTCATTAAAACGATCTTGTCGGAAGATATTTTAGGAATTGAATTTGGAGCGGTATTAAAGAATATTTATGCCCTTGCCGGGGGTATATGCCATGGGTTGGGCTATGGCGATAACTTTCAGGCAGTTTTGGTTTCCAATGCTATCCGCGAGATGCGTCGGTTTGTTGCTAAAGTAGATGGCGATACATCCCGAGATGTCAATACCTCAGCTTATTTGGGAGACCTGTTGGTTACAGCATATTCGCAGTTTAGCCGCAATAGAACATTTGGTAATATGATCGGTAAAGGGTATAGCGTGCAATCGGCTCAACTTGAAATGAATATGGTGGCCGAAGGTTATTATGCTTCTGCTTGTATTCAGGAATATGCCGAAAAATATGCTGTCGAATTACCTATTTGTGATGCCGTATATTCAATTTTATATCAACATCAGCCTGCATCTAAAATTATTCAAGCCCTGAGCGAAAAATTAACATAAACTAGCGATAGAGTAGATGATTACAAAAGAAGCGATAGCTTTAGCTTATAAAGAAATTCAAGATGAAATATGCCAGGCTTTGGAACGCTTGGACGGTTCGGCCCGCTTTGAGGAGGAACTATGGGAAAGAGAAGGTGGTGGTGGTGGCCGAACACGGATTATTCAAAACGGCAATATATTGGAAAAAGGTGGAGTTAACTTTTCCGCTGTGCATGGCAAACTACCCGAGACAATAAAAAAAGCGTTTGGCGTCGATGAAGACGATTTTTTCGCCACAGGAGTTTCGATTGTCATTCATCCCAATAATCCGTGGGTACCGATCATTCATATGAACATCCGATATTTCGAATTGAATGAACAGATGCGTTGGTTTGGAGGAGGGATTGATCTGACACCACATTACGTGAATGAAGATGATGCGCAGTTTTTCCATCAACAATTGAAAACGGTCTGTGATAAACATAATCCGACTTTTTATGATGAATTTAAAAAATGGGCCGATGACTATTTCTTTATTCGTCATAGACAAGAAACCCGTGGAATAGGAGGGGTTTTCTACGATAAATTAAATACAGCGAAAACAGGTATGGCTATGGAAGATATCTTGGCATTTTCCTGTGACTTAGGTCGTAGCTTTGCACCGACCTATACTGCGCTGGTTGAAAAAAACAGAAATAAAGTATATAACGATACGCAGAAAAATTGGCAATTGATCCGTCGGGGACGCTACGTTGAGTTTAATTTGGTCTGGGATTCTGGTACTAAATTTGGACTGGAAACAAATGGCCGTATCGAGTCCATACTGATGAGTCTACCATCTCAAGCCAATTGGGTATACGATCATCACCCTGAAGAAGGCTCCGAAGAAGCCAAGACCTTATCCTTGTTGCGAAAAGGTATTAACTGGATTTCATAAAATCGAAAAAGAACTAGATGGTTTCATACCAAAAATTTACTTTAGAAAACGGCCTACGTGTGTTGGTACATGAGGATCATAACACAGCAATGGCCTGTGTAAATATATTGTACGATGTAGGTGCAAGGGACGAATCTCCGGAGCAAACCGGTTTTGCTCATTTATTTGAACACTTGATGTTTGGCGGTAGCGTCAATATCCCTAGTTTTGATACAGAATTACAAAAAGTAGGTGGTGAGAATAATGCTTTTACCAGCAATGATATTACCAATTACTATATTACTTTACCCTCTTCCAATCTGGAAACAGCCCTTTGGTTAGAATCGGATCGTATGTTAAGCTTAGCATTCTCTCCACAGAGCCTTGAAGTACAGCGGAATGTAGTAAGTGAAGAATTTAAACAACGTTATCTCAATCAGCCTTATGGGGATGCTTGGCTCAAATTGCGTCCTTTAGCGTATAAAGTGCATCCATATCGTTGGGCCACCATCGGCAAAGAGCTAAAACATATCGAAGATGCGACCATGGAGGATGTCAAGGCCTTCTTCAAATTGCATTACAATCCACAGAGTGCAATTATGGTTGTCTCGGGTGATGTTCATTATGAAGAAGTTAAATCCTTGGTTCAGAAATGGTTCGGCGATATTGATCCCGGTCAAAAATATAACCGTCAGCTACCGCAAGAACCGATACAAAAGGAACTAAGAAGGGAAACGGCTTTTGCTCCAGTACCACTAGATGCACTTTACATGGCTTTTCACGGACCGGCACGACTGGAAGATGGTTACTTTGCGATGGACCTACTCTCGGATATTCTTTCCAGAGGATCTTCATCAAGACTATACCGTAGACTAGTAAAAGAAGAGCGGCTCTTTAGTGAATTAAATGCTTATGTGATGGGTAGTATTGATAATAACCTGTTTGTTATCGAAGGTAAGCCTTCCGAAGGAATATCGTTGGAAGAAGCCGAATGTGCAGTATGGGGAGAACTCGATCTGTTGAAAAAAGAATTGGTGTCTAATATCGAGCTGGAAAAAGTTAAAAATAAAATCGAGTCAACCAATGTATTTGCTGAATTATCAATCTTGGATAAGGCAATGAATTTGGCCTTTCATGAGTTGCTTGGTGATGCCGATGGTATCAATACCGAAGTGTCGAAATATTTGGCTGTTACGGCCCAAGAAGTACAAGCACAAGCACAAGCTATTTTTAATCCCGAAAACGCATCAGTATTAATGTATAAAGCACAAGAGGAGGAGATACGACATGTTGGATAGAACAAAAGCACCTGAATTCCGTGAAATCGGTCATATAAGTTTGAAAGAACCTGTCAAAAAGCAGTTCGCAAACGGATTGCCAGTGTATGTATTTCATTCTCCTGAACAAGAACTTGTCCGCATTGAATGGATTTTTGAAAATAAATACCTCGATGTACAAAATGAAAATCCGCTACTGAATAGTGCATTAAGTGCATTGTTAAAAGAAGGTACAATGAGCATGTCAAGTGCCGAGATTGCAGACAAAGTAGATTTTTATGGTGCATTTCTCGTCCCTGAATACTCCTTTGATGTAACCTCCTTGTCTTTGTATACATTGAACAGACATAGTCAGGTTTTGCTACCGCTTGTCAAAGATATACTGACAGAAGCATCTATTCCACAGGAGGAACTTGATACCTATCTACGTAACAACAAGCAAAAATTTCAGGTATCCATTCAAAAAAATGATTATTTGGCACGACGTAAGTTTTACAACTTGGTTTTTGGTGAAAGCAACCGTTATGGTCGTACGCCAAAACTAGATGATTATGATGCGATTAATCGTGATCAATTGATTGCATTGTATCAGAAAGAGATTGTACCGAGCAATTGTACATTGGTTGTGTCGGGAAATGTTTCTGATAATTTGATGAAAGAGTTGGAGCAGATTTTTGGATTCGAATGGCCCGACGATACAGCAGTCACTACGGCAAATAATCCTGTATTTATTCAAGATGCCGGTGGTATAGCTTATGAAGAAAAAGAAAATGCACTACAATCAGCTATTCGTCTGGGGAATCAAACCATTTCGAGAACCCATCCCGATTACCCTGCGCTACAATTTGTAAATACATTATTGGGTGGATTTTTCGGTTCGCGATTGATGCGAAATATCCGTGAGGAAAAAGGATATACCTACAGTATTGGTTCGGCGGTTGCGACCTTAAAACATACCGGCTTTTTAACAATTGCTACGGAAGTTGGTGTAGATGTAACAAATGCAACGTTAACAGAGATCGAGAAAGAAATCAACCTGTTGAAGACCACATTAGCCATGGACGAAGAAGTCGAGTTGGTGAAAACCTATATGGAGGGATCGATGTTGGGTTCTTTGGAGAGTATCTTTTCTCACGCGGATAAATTCAAAAATGTCTTGTTGAACGATATGAGCTTAACGTATTATTCTTATTACATGGAACAGGTCAAAAACATGACACCCGAGAAAGTTCGTGATATCGCAAATAAATATTTCGATTTTAACCAAATGATTAAGGTTGTCGTAGGTAAATTCAATCAGTTGGAACCGATTCATCAAGCGGTTGTAAATTAAATTTCACAGACTACAAAAATCAAATTCAACTTTGTATTTTTGGTTTTTGTAAAAAAAGCATACTATCCAGCATGGAATTAAAATTAAAGAGGCCATTGGTATTTTTCGATTTGGAGACGACAGGAGTTAATGTCGCGACAGATCGTATTGTAGAAGTATCATTTTTGAAAGTGGTGCCCAGTGGTGAAGAAACTGTATATACGAAGAAAATTAATCCAGAAAGACCGATTCCTGCAGAATCAACGTTCTTTCATGGTATTCGTGATGAAGATATCAAAGATGCACCAACATTTAAAGCCATTGCGGTAGAATTAGCGGCATTTATTGGCGATGCGGATTTGGCAGGATACAATTCAAATAAGTTTGATGTACCTATGCTTATGGAAGAATTTTTACGTGCAGGCGTGGATTTTTCGTTGGAAGGGCGTGCCTTTGTTGATGTACAGAACATCTTCCATCAAATGGAACAGCGTACTTTAAAGGCAGCGTATAAGTTCTATTGTAATGAAAATCTTGAAAATGCACATACTGCTGAAGCGGATGTGCGTGCTACGTATGAAGTCTTAAAAGCACAGTTGACAAAATACGAAGGATCAGCATTTGAAGATCGTCATGGCGTTGTATCTTATCCTGTTGTCAATGATGTTGCTGCATTGCACGATTTTACAAATTTAAGTAAACCCGTAGATTTCGCAGGCCGCATCGTATACAACGAAGATGGATTAGAGACCATTAATTTTGGTAAACACAAAGGAAAACCAATTGTAGAAGTCTTTGAACAGGAGCCCAGCTATTATGCGTGGATGCAGAACGGTGATTTTCCTTTATATACCAAAAAAGTACTGGAAAATATCTGGATCAGATATAAGAAAGAAAAAAGCGAGCAAA
The window above is part of the Sphingobacterium sp. ML3W genome. Proteins encoded here:
- a CDS encoding pitrilysin family protein codes for the protein MVSYQKFTLENGLRVLVHEDHNTAMACVNILYDVGARDESPEQTGFAHLFEHLMFGGSVNIPSFDTELQKVGGENNAFTSNDITNYYITLPSSNLETALWLESDRMLSLAFSPQSLEVQRNVVSEEFKQRYLNQPYGDAWLKLRPLAYKVHPYRWATIGKELKHIEDATMEDVKAFFKLHYNPQSAIMVVSGDVHYEEVKSLVQKWFGDIDPGQKYNRQLPQEPIQKELRRETAFAPVPLDALYMAFHGPARLEDGYFAMDLLSDILSRGSSSRLYRRLVKEERLFSELNAYVMGSIDNNLFVIEGKPSEGISLEEAECAVWGELDLLKKELVSNIELEKVKNKIESTNVFAELSILDKAMNLAFHELLGDADGINTEVSKYLAVTAQEVQAQAQAIFNPENASVLMYKAQEEEIRHVG
- a CDS encoding NAD(P)H-dependent glycerol-3-phosphate dehydrogenase; this encodes MQGKKIGIIGSGSWATAMIKMLCENDQDKHIFWWIRKEEDAEYIQQFKHNPTYLSGVSVDLSITTIDTNAKNVVVNSDIVILNTPAAYLKDALRGVTKEDFKDKIVVSAIKGIIPKDNLIIGEFLEQHYAVDIERICVVGGPCHAEEVALGKLSYLTFGCKNLDSAALVASFLSSRVIKTILSEDILGIEFGAVLKNIYALAGGICHGLGYGDNFQAVLVSNAIREMRRFVAKVDGDTSRDVNTSAYLGDLLVTAYSQFSRNRTFGNMIGKGYSVQSAQLEMNMVAEGYYASACIQEYAEKYAVELPICDAVYSILYQHQPASKIIQALSEKLT
- the ychF gene encoding redox-regulated ATPase YchF is translated as MALQCGIVGLPNVGKSTLFNCLSNAKAQAANFPFCTIEPNVGVITVPDARLNKLAELVNPQRIVPNTIEIVDIAGLVKGASKGEGLGNQFLGNIRTTNAIIHVLRCFDDGNVIHVDGSVDPIRDKEIIDTELQLKDLDTVVKRIQKVEKMAKTGGDKDAKKTFDILSVVKEHLEAGKSARTAPIEAEDFEFIQDLALLTAKQVLYVCNVDEGSVNTGNAYVDRVKEAVKDEKAEVLVISAQIESEIAQLESYEERKMFLDDLGLEESGVHKLIRAAYSLLNLATYFTAGVQEVRAWTIETGFTAPQAAGVIHTDFEKGFIRAEVIKYDDFVSLGSESAVKEAGKLAVEGKTYIVQDGDIMHFRFNV
- a CDS encoding DUF2892 domain-containing protein — its product is MSNLLLFAFDKIKAKIKDDCIEENIGASERVLSVIAGGFILGLGVKKIFKSPLTGLSGLTLGGTLIYRGVTGHCDVKKLLEDKDVKKVEVIEHRYFVK
- the ispE gene encoding 4-(cytidine 5'-diphospho)-2-C-methyl-D-erythritol kinase, with the protein product MILFANAKINIGLQVVARRTDGYHELNSIFYPLPIYDIIEILETDAQDSTLTIQGYHIPGEFADNLCLKAHALLKKEFDIPAVRIDLIKQIPIGAGLGGGSADASFVLKGLNELFKLNLTSPQLTRYAAKLGADCPFFIANTPVFATGIGTDFKEIPLDLNEYHIAVIMPDIHVSTVEAYSGVKPMPSDVNLEEAIRLPIQEWKFHIRNDFEESIFERYPLLKEIKDALYHKGAIYSSMSGSGAAIYAIFWEKMDLSEFSKYGKVYYPVALDR
- a CDS encoding 3'-5' exonuclease, which translates into the protein MELKLKRPLVFFDLETTGVNVATDRIVEVSFLKVVPSGEETVYTKKINPERPIPAESTFFHGIRDEDIKDAPTFKAIAVELAAFIGDADLAGYNSNKFDVPMLMEEFLRAGVDFSLEGRAFVDVQNIFHQMEQRTLKAAYKFYCNENLENAHTAEADVRATYEVLKAQLTKYEGSAFEDRHGVVSYPVVNDVAALHDFTNLSKPVDFAGRIVYNEDGLETINFGKHKGKPIVEVFEQEPSYYAWMQNGDFPLYTKKVLENIWIRYKKEKSEQKAKATPTHSVEDKKTAKKEFNQQKEEKPQNISLDMLKGLQDKFKK
- a CDS encoding ATP cone domain-containing protein, which encodes MQVKKYSGELVPFNGDALRHSLSRSGANSDQVNEVYNSVVGEIYDGISTRELYQLAFDTLKTVRNSFAARYSLKKALRDLGPEGFYFEKYISHLLRSIGYESTTGQTVQGHAVSHELDVVAYKDGKLMTAECKFRNDIDAKISVTTPMYYLSRFKDISGIDYDFFGKKLQFQEGWLITNAYFTSDSIDFATYYGINLLSWDYPKENSIKRRVDKAVFYPVTCLTTLSDLEEQQLLKNQLILVKDLVNNPDKLDILGLNKERKEKVLKEASELLDYKVEEEY
- a CDS encoding pitrilysin family protein — its product is MLDRTKAPEFREIGHISLKEPVKKQFANGLPVYVFHSPEQELVRIEWIFENKYLDVQNENPLLNSALSALLKEGTMSMSSAEIADKVDFYGAFLVPEYSFDVTSLSLYTLNRHSQVLLPLVKDILTEASIPQEELDTYLRNNKQKFQVSIQKNDYLARRKFYNLVFGESNRYGRTPKLDDYDAINRDQLIALYQKEIVPSNCTLVVSGNVSDNLMKELEQIFGFEWPDDTAVTTANNPVFIQDAGGIAYEEKENALQSAIRLGNQTISRTHPDYPALQFVNTLLGGFFGSRLMRNIREEKGYTYSIGSAVATLKHTGFLTIATEVGVDVTNATLTEIEKEINLLKTTLAMDEEVELVKTYMEGSMLGSLESIFSHADKFKNVLLNDMSLTYYSYYMEQVKNMTPEKVRDIANKYFDFNQMIKVVVGKFNQLEPIHQAVVN
- a CDS encoding Rieske (2Fe-2S) protein; this encodes MLRWYKIDNAQFLKDKGITEHNFGGKTICLTWFEDQLHAFSRKCPHAGAPLKNGWCERGKVICPFHRHEFDLVTGKGNPAQHDFIHIYPVKEEENTYYVGIEKGFWQSFLGFKSN
- the hemF gene encoding oxygen-dependent coproporphyrinogen oxidase: MITKEAIALAYKEIQDEICQALERLDGSARFEEELWEREGGGGGRTRIIQNGNILEKGGVNFSAVHGKLPETIKKAFGVDEDDFFATGVSIVIHPNNPWVPIIHMNIRYFELNEQMRWFGGGIDLTPHYVNEDDAQFFHQQLKTVCDKHNPTFYDEFKKWADDYFFIRHRQETRGIGGVFYDKLNTAKTGMAMEDILAFSCDLGRSFAPTYTALVEKNRNKVYNDTQKNWQLIRRGRYVEFNLVWDSGTKFGLETNGRIESILMSLPSQANWVYDHHPEEGSEEAKTLSLLRKGINWIS